From a region of the Jatrophihabitans endophyticus genome:
- the groL gene encoding chaperonin GroEL (60 kDa chaperone family; promotes refolding of misfolded polypeptides especially under stressful conditions; forms two stacked rings of heptamers to form a barrel-shaped 14mer; ends can be capped by GroES; misfolded proteins enter the barrel where they are refolded when GroES binds): MAKLIAFDEEARRGLERGMNQLADAVKVTLGPKGRNVVLEKKWGAPTITNDGVSIAKEIELEEPYEKIGAELVKEVAKKTDDVAGDGTTTATVLAQALVREGLRNVAAGANPMALKRGIEQAVASVSEVLGNQAKDVETKEQIAATASISAADTTVGEIIAEAMDKVGKEGVITVEESNTFGLELELTEGMRFDKGHLSAYFVTDADRMETDLEDPYILIHEGKISNVKDMLPLLEKVMQTGKPLAIIAEDVEGEALATLVVNKIRGTFKSVAVKAPGFGDRRKAMLADIAILTGGEVISETVGLKLENAGLELLGRARKFTTTKDETTIVEGAGEADQIQGRVNQIRAEIEKSDSDYDREKLQERLAKLAGGVAVIKVGAATEVELKERKHRIEDAVRNAKAAVEEGLLPGGGVALANATVSAFEKLDLKGDEATGANIVKVALLAPLKQIAVNAGLEGGVVSEKVLGLQVGHGLNAATGEYVDMFKEGIVEPTKVTRSALQNAASIAALFLTTEAVVADKPEKAPAGGAPGGMPGGDMDF, encoded by the coding sequence ATGGCCAAGTTGATCGCGTTCGACGAAGAGGCCCGGCGCGGCCTCGAGCGCGGCATGAACCAGCTCGCGGACGCCGTCAAGGTGACGCTCGGCCCCAAGGGCCGCAACGTCGTGCTGGAGAAGAAGTGGGGCGCTCCCACCATCACCAACGACGGTGTCTCCATCGCCAAGGAGATCGAGCTCGAGGAGCCGTACGAGAAGATCGGCGCCGAGCTCGTCAAGGAGGTCGCCAAGAAGACCGACGACGTCGCGGGTGACGGCACCACCACCGCCACCGTGCTCGCCCAGGCGCTCGTGCGCGAGGGCCTGCGCAACGTCGCCGCCGGCGCCAACCCGATGGCGCTCAAGCGCGGCATCGAGCAGGCCGTCGCGTCGGTGTCCGAGGTGCTGGGCAACCAGGCCAAGGACGTCGAGACCAAGGAGCAGATCGCGGCCACCGCGTCCATCTCCGCGGCCGACACCACGGTCGGCGAGATCATCGCCGAGGCGATGGACAAGGTCGGCAAGGAAGGCGTCATCACCGTCGAGGAGAGCAACACCTTCGGCCTCGAGCTCGAGCTCACCGAGGGCATGCGCTTCGACAAGGGTCACCTGAGCGCCTACTTCGTCACCGACGCCGACCGCATGGAGACCGACCTCGAGGACCCGTACATCCTCATCCACGAGGGCAAGATCTCCAACGTCAAGGACATGCTGCCGCTGCTCGAGAAGGTCATGCAGACCGGCAAGCCGCTGGCGATCATCGCCGAGGACGTCGAGGGTGAGGCCCTCGCGACCCTCGTCGTGAACAAGATCCGCGGCACCTTCAAGTCCGTCGCCGTCAAGGCCCCGGGCTTCGGTGACCGCCGCAAGGCCATGCTGGCCGACATCGCCATCCTCACCGGTGGCGAGGTCATCAGCGAGACCGTCGGCCTGAAGCTGGAGAACGCCGGCCTGGAGCTCCTCGGCCGGGCGCGCAAGTTCACCACCACCAAGGACGAGACGACGATCGTCGAGGGTGCCGGCGAGGCCGACCAGATCCAGGGTCGCGTCAACCAGATCCGGGCCGAGATCGAGAAGTCGGACTCCGACTACGACCGCGAGAAGCTGCAGGAGCGCCTCGCCAAGCTGGCCGGCGGCGTGGCCGTCATCAAGGTCGGCGCGGCCACCGAGGTCGAGCTCAAGGAGCGCAAGCACCGCATCGAGGACGCCGTTCGCAACGCGAAGGCGGCCGTCGAGGAGGGCCTGCTCCCCGGTGGTGGCGTGGCGCTGGCCAACGCGACCGTCTCGGCGTTCGAGAAGCTCGACCTCAAGGGCGACGAGGCCACCGGTGCCAACATCGTCAAGGTCGCGCTGCTCGCCCCGCTCAAGCAGATCGCGGTCAACGCCGGTCTCGAGGGCGGCGTCGTGTCCGAGAAGGTTCTCGGCCTCCAGGTCGGCCACGGGCTGAACGCCGCGACCGGCGAGTACGTGGACATGTTCAAGGAGGGCATCGTCGAGCCGACCAAGGTCACCCGCTCGGCGCTGCAGAACGCCGCCTCCATCGCGGCGCTCTTCCTCACCACCGAGGCCGTCGTGGCCGACAAGCCGGAGAAGGCTCCGGCCGGTGGCGCCCCGGGCGGCATGCCCGGCGGCGACATGGACTTCTGA
- a CDS encoding MSMEG_6728 family protein has product MQTFLPVPDFAESARVLDDARLGKQRVEAFQIIRALDGVTRGWRNHPAVRMWRGYEPALLRYGLAVCDEWDRRGNADTVRAKLADHAREEGRRVFLPDWVGDDAVHASHRSNLLRKDPDFYGRYGWSEPADLPYVWPV; this is encoded by the coding sequence GTGCAGACGTTCCTCCCGGTACCCGACTTCGCCGAATCGGCCCGCGTCCTCGACGACGCCCGGCTCGGCAAGCAGCGCGTCGAGGCGTTCCAGATCATCCGCGCCCTCGACGGCGTGACACGGGGCTGGCGCAACCACCCCGCCGTCCGGATGTGGCGCGGCTACGAGCCCGCGCTGCTGCGCTACGGCCTGGCCGTCTGCGACGAGTGGGACCGTCGCGGCAACGCCGACACGGTGCGCGCCAAGCTCGCCGACCACGCCCGCGAGGAGGGCCGGCGGGTCTTCCTGCCCGACTGGGTCGGCGACGACGCCGTGCACGCCAGCCACCGCAGCAACCTGCTGCGCAAGGACCCCGACTTCTACGGCCGCTACGGCTGGTCCGAGCCCGCCGACCTGCCCTACGTCTGGCCCGTCTGA
- a CDS encoding acyl carrier protein, with protein sequence MTTTQELTGKVRELIGQMSPLGETEASSQQRLIEDLGYDSVSFLELALAIESEFDIFAVDEEQAANLVTVGDIETLVVTLSDAG encoded by the coding sequence ATGACCACGACGCAGGAACTGACCGGCAAGGTCCGCGAGCTCATCGGCCAGATGTCCCCGCTCGGCGAGACCGAGGCCTCGTCGCAGCAACGGCTGATCGAGGACCTCGGCTACGACTCGGTGTCGTTCCTCGAGCTGGCGCTGGCCATCGAGTCGGAGTTCGACATCTTCGCCGTGGACGAGGAGCAGGCCGCCAATCTCGTCACGGTGGGCGACATCGAGACGTTGGTCGTCACCCTGTCCGACGCCGGCTGA
- a CDS encoding diiron oxygenase, with product MTDTLDVRADVLGRTLSADPRFKQILDRLVAMSERDYYDPYRLFDWPATVVEDAWWMSPELMTTHGTAVAERLDEHELMALSKWESVNFYSLNVHGIRELLTEMVARVHMPGYEVTSEYFHHIIGEENDHMWFFATFCLRYAGTIYPNASMSFPGAGIPEADTFLVFARLLLFEELVDVFNQRMAVDDRLDPTIRKINAVHHQDESRHIAFGRQIVALLHAELRRTLPAARIADLEAYLKRYMRSSAESLCNPAAFADAGIAAPYEARRQVLADPAFDGFVARTFKRSTGFMTQEHILSDDTIPAL from the coding sequence ATGACCGACACCCTCGACGTCCGGGCCGACGTCCTCGGCCGGACGCTGTCCGCCGACCCGCGCTTCAAGCAGATCCTCGATCGCCTGGTCGCGATGTCCGAACGCGACTACTACGACCCGTACCGCCTCTTCGACTGGCCCGCGACCGTGGTCGAGGACGCGTGGTGGATGTCGCCGGAGCTGATGACCACGCACGGCACCGCGGTGGCGGAGCGGCTCGACGAGCACGAGCTGATGGCGCTCAGCAAGTGGGAGAGCGTCAACTTCTACAGCCTGAACGTCCACGGCATCCGTGAGCTGCTGACCGAGATGGTGGCCCGCGTCCACATGCCCGGCTACGAGGTCACCTCGGAGTACTTCCACCACATCATCGGCGAGGAGAACGACCACATGTGGTTCTTCGCCACCTTCTGCCTGCGGTACGCGGGCACGATCTACCCGAACGCGTCGATGAGCTTCCCGGGCGCGGGCATTCCCGAGGCCGACACCTTCCTCGTCTTCGCGCGGCTGCTGCTGTTCGAGGAGCTCGTCGACGTCTTCAACCAGCGCATGGCGGTCGACGACCGCCTCGACCCCACGATCCGCAAGATCAACGCGGTGCATCACCAGGACGAGTCGCGCCACATCGCGTTCGGCCGGCAGATCGTCGCGCTGCTGCACGCCGAGCTGCGTCGCACCCTGCCCGCGGCGCGGATCGCCGATCTCGAGGCCTACCTCAAGCGGTACATGCGCTCGTCGGCCGAGTCGTTGTGCAACCCGGCGGCGTTCGCGGACGCGGGCATCGCCGCCCCGTACGAGGCGCGGCGCCAGGTGCTCGCCGACCCCGCGTTCGACGGCTTCGTCGCCCGAACCTTCAAGCGCTCCACCGGCTTCATGACCCAGGAACACATCCTGTCCGACGACACCATCCCGGCGCTGTGA
- a CDS encoding acetyl xylan esterase, protein MTEARTTDDSDLVLTYLLARRPDLSSIDEDLDLIDNRVIDSLSFVNFLYVLEEATGRSISMDQVSPEDFRTLRRIRERFFGDPAA, encoded by the coding sequence ATGACCGAGGCCCGGACCACCGACGACAGCGACCTGGTGCTGACGTACCTGCTCGCCCGCCGACCCGATCTGAGCTCGATCGACGAGGATCTCGACCTCATCGACAACCGGGTGATCGACTCGCTCAGCTTCGTCAACTTCCTCTACGTGCTCGAGGAGGCCACCGGCCGGTCCATCTCGATGGACCAGGTGTCCCCGGAGGACTTCCGCACCCTGCGTCGGATCCGCGAGAGGTTCTTCGGTGACCCGGCTGCGTAG
- a CDS encoding aminoacyl--tRNA ligase-related protein, with product MTRLRSDREGAARGAAPLVVLADAELALRDGLDRLFAGWGAAVGARATAYQTLLPVDALRTIDYWDNFPHLALLAAPARETGYDRLAAAAADGAFPPEVLDAAGYALPSAACYAAYLHLAGQVVPDDHKITTVATCFRRETHFEGLRRLLSFTMREIVCVGGRDAALEHLESSTRRLLDFSARLGLPLEVEVASDPFFDPNASRSVVAKLFPVKQEFVYRAPGHDAGLAIASVNFHRNFFGERCGITTGTGEAAYTSCVAFGLERWIAALTSEFGSDHAELGERLRAAA from the coding sequence GTGACCCGGCTGCGTAGCGACCGCGAGGGGGCCGCGCGGGGGGCGGCCCCCCTGGTGGTGCTGGCGGACGCCGAGCTCGCGCTGCGCGACGGACTCGACCGACTCTTCGCCGGCTGGGGCGCAGCGGTCGGGGCGCGGGCGACCGCCTACCAGACCCTGTTGCCGGTCGACGCGCTCCGCACGATCGACTACTGGGACAACTTCCCGCACCTCGCGCTGCTGGCAGCGCCCGCCCGGGAGACCGGGTACGACCGGTTGGCCGCGGCGGCCGCGGACGGGGCGTTCCCGCCGGAGGTGCTCGACGCCGCCGGGTACGCGCTGCCGTCGGCGGCCTGCTACGCCGCGTACCTGCACCTCGCGGGCCAGGTCGTGCCCGACGACCACAAGATCACGACGGTGGCGACGTGCTTCCGGCGCGAGACCCACTTCGAGGGGCTGCGGCGGCTGCTGTCGTTCACCATGCGCGAGATCGTCTGCGTCGGCGGGCGTGACGCGGCGCTGGAGCACCTCGAGTCGTCCACCCGCAGGCTGCTCGACTTCAGCGCGCGGCTGGGCCTGCCGCTCGAGGTCGAGGTGGCGTCCGACCCGTTCTTCGACCCCAACGCCTCGCGTTCGGTGGTCGCCAAGCTCTTCCCGGTCAAGCAGGAGTTCGTGTACCGCGCACCCGGTCACGACGCGGGCCTCGCGATCGCGTCGGTGAACTTCCACCGCAACTTCTTCGGCGAGCGGTGCGGCATCACCACCGGCACCGGAGAGGCGGCGTACACCTCGTGCGTCGCGTTCGGGCTGGAGCGGTGGATCGCCGCGCTCACGAGCGAGTTCGGCAGTGACCACGCCGAGCTCGGCGAGCGGTTGCGAGCGGCCGCGTGA
- a CDS encoding 4'-phosphopantetheinyl transferase family protein has product MTPGGATANGAGRITTSTLQLFGRPVIACHARIRPPAGLAAGPGLRLLSDEEQERCAGIEMPAGQLEFVAGRVLARRTLGRILGLPARRVPLVLDDSGRPRLAGRDGRRRALDFNLSHSGDRVALAVGWGVRVGVDIELRVPRPAADALARRYFSSAENDYLRRRPDARYRERWYRIWTTREANAKARGIGVRGIAAPLDGHGHAWQRRHLALPAAYAGTVVGLAPTTTIAPIERTRSDG; this is encoded by the coding sequence GTGACGCCGGGGGGCGCGACGGCGAACGGAGCGGGCCGGATCACCACGAGCACGCTGCAGCTGTTCGGCCGGCCGGTGATCGCCTGCCACGCCCGGATCCGGCCGCCCGCCGGCCTCGCGGCCGGACCCGGCCTACGCCTGCTCAGCGACGAGGAGCAGGAGCGCTGCGCCGGCATCGAGATGCCTGCCGGGCAGCTGGAGTTCGTCGCGGGGCGCGTCCTGGCGCGCCGGACGCTCGGCCGCATCCTCGGGCTGCCGGCGCGACGGGTGCCCCTGGTGCTCGACGACTCGGGACGGCCGCGACTGGCCGGCCGGGACGGCCGGCGACGGGCCCTGGACTTCAACCTGTCGCACTCGGGCGACCGCGTGGCGCTGGCGGTCGGGTGGGGCGTCCGCGTCGGGGTCGACATCGAGCTGCGCGTCCCACGTCCGGCGGCCGACGCGCTCGCCCGTCGCTACTTCAGCAGCGCCGAGAACGACTACCTGCGCCGCCGCCCCGACGCGCGCTACCGCGAGCGCTGGTACCGGATCTGGACCACCCGCGAGGCGAACGCGAAGGCGCGCGGGATCGGCGTCCGCGGCATCGCGGCACCGCTGGACGGCCACGGGCACGCGTGGCAGCGCCGTCACCTCGCCCTGCCCGCCGCGTACGCGGGCACGGTCGTCGGGCTCGCGCCCACCACCACCATCGCGCCCATCGAGAGGACACGTTCGGATGGCTGA
- a CDS encoding NAD(P)/FAD-dependent oxidoreductase translates to MADTQVLVIGGGPAGSTAATLLARHGADVTLFEAARFPRYHIGESILPSALPILELTGAREKIEAHGFVKKMGAYFEWGPENWDLNFDHLSGSDRHSYQVIRSEFDQLLLDHAGTQGVTVHEGRRVTALDFDGDRPVRAHWSEGDESGSTSFDFLVDASGRAGVMATKYLDNRVYHEAFRNVGIWGYWQDAAPLDCGPQGAIAVCSVPYGWFWAIPLHDGTTSIGLVIKKTALNDERARLGSLDAVYADAISQCPRIATMTAGASRVTDLKVEQDYSYAAETFDGPGYLLAGDAACFLDPLLSTGVHLATFSGLLAAATVSSVLDGELDESEARSFYTKAYHQAYERLLVVVSFFYNSYNRKTQFFEADKLTRRERHMLNLYESFLHIVTGVEDLQDSVDGGTALDAVAERLAHSGQLVAGHNEAINAMPTSPQTSVAGLFLELEPRLRLRRAVAVREPEAVPPGGGAR, encoded by the coding sequence ATGGCTGACACCCAGGTGCTCGTGATCGGCGGTGGGCCGGCAGGCTCCACCGCCGCGACCCTGCTCGCCCGCCACGGGGCGGACGTCACGCTCTTCGAGGCGGCGAGGTTCCCGCGCTACCACATCGGCGAGTCGATCCTGCCGTCCGCGCTGCCGATCCTCGAGCTCACCGGGGCGCGCGAGAAGATCGAGGCGCACGGCTTCGTGAAGAAGATGGGCGCCTACTTCGAATGGGGGCCGGAGAACTGGGACCTCAACTTCGACCACCTCTCCGGCTCCGACCGGCACAGCTACCAGGTGATCCGCTCCGAGTTCGACCAACTGCTGCTCGACCACGCCGGCACGCAGGGCGTCACCGTCCACGAGGGACGCAGGGTGACGGCGCTCGACTTCGACGGGGACCGGCCCGTGCGCGCCCACTGGAGCGAGGGCGACGAGAGCGGCTCGACGTCGTTCGACTTCCTCGTCGACGCGTCCGGGCGTGCCGGGGTGATGGCCACGAAGTACCTCGACAACCGCGTCTACCACGAGGCCTTCCGCAACGTCGGGATCTGGGGCTACTGGCAGGACGCCGCGCCGCTCGACTGCGGCCCGCAGGGCGCGATCGCGGTCTGCTCGGTGCCCTACGGCTGGTTCTGGGCCATCCCGCTGCACGACGGGACCACCTCGATCGGGCTCGTGATCAAGAAGACCGCGCTCAACGACGAGCGCGCCCGGCTCGGCAGTCTCGACGCCGTCTACGCCGACGCGATCTCGCAGTGCCCGCGCATCGCGACGATGACGGCGGGCGCGAGCAGGGTCACCGATCTCAAGGTCGAGCAGGACTACTCCTATGCCGCCGAGACGTTCGACGGCCCGGGCTACCTGCTCGCCGGTGACGCCGCGTGCTTCCTCGATCCACTGCTCTCGACCGGCGTGCACCTCGCCACGTTCAGCGGCCTGCTGGCGGCGGCGACGGTGTCGAGCGTGCTCGACGGCGAGCTCGACGAGAGCGAGGCGAGGTCGTTCTACACGAAGGCCTACCACCAGGCGTACGAGCGGCTGCTCGTCGTCGTGTCGTTCTTCTACAACAGCTACAACCGCAAGACCCAGTTCTTCGAGGCCGACAAGCTCACCCGGCGCGAGCGTCACATGCTCAACCTCTACGAGTCGTTCCTGCACATCGTCACCGGGGTCGAGGATCTGCAGGACAGCGTCGACGGGGGGACGGCGCTCGACGCCGTGGCCGAGCGGCTCGCGCACTCCGGTCAGCTCGTCGCCGGTCACAACGAGGCCATCAACGCGATGCCGACCTCGCCGCAGACCTCCGTCGCCGGCTTGTTCCTGGAACTGGAGCCCCGGCTGCGGTTGCGCCGCGCCGTCGCCGTCCGCGAGCCCGAGGCCGTGCCGCCGGGCGGGGGCGCGCGATGA
- a CDS encoding SGNH/GDSL hydrolase family protein: protein MTDVADRVDESNDPYCLSDAAVRHELAGAPWRRFGVIGDSLAEGLGEDVPGYRSLPWAERVRDAIAQVAPAPPAYCNLGRRQLTAAEIRDGQLREITQFGPDLAAVTAGGNDLFGRGFDPDGVERAVEQMVATLRANGADVITYGLMDIGAAWPRLAMLRPRMVTLNTRMRAVAERHDAVHVDMWEHPICGDRSAYSTDMLHTSMRGHAVLAAETVKALGARLRRG from the coding sequence ATGACCGACGTCGCGGACCGGGTCGACGAGTCGAACGACCCGTACTGCCTGTCCGACGCCGCGGTGCGCCACGAGCTCGCCGGCGCCCCGTGGCGACGGTTCGGGGTCATCGGCGACAGCCTGGCCGAGGGGCTCGGCGAGGACGTCCCCGGTTACCGCTCGCTGCCGTGGGCCGAACGGGTGCGCGACGCGATCGCCCAGGTCGCCCCGGCACCACCGGCGTACTGCAACCTGGGCCGTCGCCAGCTCACCGCCGCCGAGATCCGCGACGGCCAGCTGCGCGAGATCACGCAGTTCGGTCCCGACCTCGCGGCGGTCACGGCGGGCGGCAACGACCTGTTCGGCCGCGGCTTCGACCCCGACGGCGTCGAGCGCGCGGTCGAGCAGATGGTCGCCACGCTGCGTGCGAACGGGGCCGACGTCATCACCTACGGGCTCATGGACATCGGCGCGGCGTGGCCACGACTGGCGATGCTGCGACCCCGCATGGTCACGCTGAACACCCGGATGCGGGCCGTCGCCGAGCGCCACGACGCCGTCCACGTCGACATGTGGGAGCACCCGATCTGCGGCGACCGGTCGGCGTACAGCACGGACATGCTGCACACCTCGATGCGCGGTCACGCGGTCCTCGCCGCCGAGACGGTCAAGGCACTCGGCGCCCGGTTGCGACGCGGCTAG
- a CDS encoding SAM-dependent methyltransferase yields the protein MTESPAWVTPDVDTSQPSIARLYDYLLGGTHNLEKDRALGREAIKAAPGIIMLIRESRKFLQRAVRYALDQGVDQFLDLGSGIPTRGSVHETAQSLDPQAKVVYVDRDPTAVAHGQYLLSANPRATSVRGDLLDPDATLAQPGVGALLDLDRPVAMLLLSVLHFFGDDDVLPALAEYRRRLAPGSLLVVATATSEEQDGSATRVQDVYSHEFATFELRSRDRVAALFGDYELAEPGIVFPTQWRPAKPSDVGADPTRYSYLVGVGCKH from the coding sequence ATGACCGAATCCCCGGCCTGGGTGACACCCGACGTCGACACCAGCCAGCCGAGCATCGCCCGGCTCTACGACTACCTGCTCGGCGGCACGCACAACCTCGAGAAGGACCGCGCGCTCGGCCGGGAGGCGATCAAGGCCGCGCCGGGGATCATCATGCTGATCCGGGAGAGCCGCAAGTTCCTGCAGCGGGCGGTGCGCTACGCGCTCGACCAGGGCGTGGACCAGTTCCTCGACCTCGGCTCCGGCATCCCGACCCGGGGCAGCGTGCACGAGACCGCGCAGTCGCTCGACCCCCAGGCGAAGGTCGTCTACGTCGACCGCGACCCCACCGCTGTGGCGCACGGCCAGTACCTGCTCTCGGCCAACCCGCGCGCGACGAGCGTGCGCGGCGACCTGCTGGACCCCGACGCGACGCTCGCGCAACCGGGCGTCGGTGCGCTGCTCGACCTGGACCGACCGGTGGCGATGCTGCTGCTGTCGGTGCTGCACTTCTTCGGCGACGACGACGTGCTGCCGGCCCTCGCCGAGTACCGACGGCGGCTCGCACCCGGGAGTCTGCTCGTCGTGGCGACCGCGACCAGCGAGGAGCAGGACGGCTCGGCGACCCGCGTCCAGGACGTGTACTCGCACGAGTTCGCGACCTTCGAGCTGCGCAGTCGTGACCGGGTCGCGGCCCTGTTCGGCGACTACGAGCTCGCCGAGCCCGGCATCGTGTTCCCGACCCAGTGGCGCCCGGCCAAGCCGAGCGACGTCGGGGCCGACCCCACGCGGTACAGCTACCTCGTCGGCGTCGGATGCAAGCACTGA
- a CDS encoding cation:proton antiporter domain-containing protein, whose product MTTLLLDLAVLAAVAAAAGWLMRRLRQPAVVGEIAAGVLLGPTLVPAHVSATLLPAGPRSAVLALADVGLALFMFLVGARLETGRERRLGRRTATISVAAMLLPLGLGVGLGLARVSTVAADDRAAFVVFMGVALSVTAFPVLARILRERGLDRTVIGAEALTVAATCDVAGWALLALAATLASTASWHIALLPVYVAAMILVVPRVLRVVLDGRGPKDRTTQLTIVLVGLLASAAATDAMGLHLIFGAFVFGVALPRDSEIRGWLIAAVEPVTVAVLMPIYFVVTGLAVDLSGFGLTAVGLLLVVLLLAFGGKLLGGYVGARAGGLGPLDAVTMATLLNTRGLTELVVLAAGRELGLLDPVTYAVLVLMALATTAAAGPLLTLVARRGGRALQPVTGDHDGVPPDVGNGVTAPPPVRRATRTPQESER is encoded by the coding sequence ATGACGACCCTGCTGCTCGACCTCGCGGTGCTCGCCGCGGTGGCGGCCGCGGCCGGGTGGCTGATGCGCCGGTTGCGGCAACCCGCCGTGGTCGGCGAGATCGCCGCCGGCGTGCTGCTCGGCCCCACCCTCGTGCCGGCCCACGTGTCGGCGACGCTGCTGCCGGCCGGCCCCCGTAGCGCCGTGCTCGCGCTGGCCGACGTCGGGCTGGCGCTGTTCATGTTCCTCGTCGGGGCCCGTCTCGAGACGGGACGGGAACGGCGGCTGGGACGACGCACCGCGACGATCAGCGTCGCGGCGATGCTGCTGCCGCTGGGCCTGGGCGTCGGGCTCGGGCTCGCCCGCGTGTCGACGGTCGCCGCCGACGACCGCGCGGCCTTCGTCGTGTTCATGGGCGTCGCGCTGTCGGTGACCGCGTTCCCCGTGCTCGCCCGCATCCTGCGCGAACGCGGCTTGGACCGCACCGTCATCGGCGCCGAGGCGTTGACCGTGGCCGCGACGTGCGACGTCGCCGGGTGGGCGCTGCTCGCGCTCGCCGCCACGCTCGCGTCGACCGCGTCCTGGCACATCGCGCTGCTGCCGGTCTACGTCGCGGCGATGATCCTGGTCGTGCCGCGCGTGCTGCGTGTCGTGCTCGACGGCCGCGGCCCGAAGGACCGCACGACCCAGCTGACGATCGTCCTCGTCGGCCTGCTCGCCTCGGCCGCGGCGACGGACGCCATGGGGCTGCACCTGATCTTCGGTGCGTTCGTCTTCGGCGTCGCGCTGCCCCGCGACAGCGAGATCCGAGGGTGGCTGATCGCCGCCGTCGAGCCGGTGACGGTTGCCGTGCTCATGCCGATCTACTTCGTGGTGACGGGGTTGGCGGTGGACCTGTCCGGATTCGGGCTCACGGCCGTCGGCCTGTTGCTCGTGGTGCTCCTGCTCGCCTTCGGCGGCAAGCTGCTCGGCGGTTACGTCGGTGCCCGCGCCGGCGGGCTGGGCCCACTCGACGCGGTCACCATGGCCACGCTGCTCAACACCCGTGGCCTCACCGAGCTCGTCGTCCTCGCCGCCGGCCGGGAGCTCGGCCTGCTCGACCCCGTCACCTACGCCGTGCTCGTGCTGATGGCGCTGGCGACGACGGCGGCCGCCGGTCCGCTGCTCACCCTGGTCGCGCGGCGCGGTGGGCGTGCCCTGCAGCCGGTGACCGGCGACCACGACGGCGTCCCGCCCGACGTCGGCAACGGCGTCACCGCACCACCACCCGTCCGCCGCGCCACCCGGACCCCGCAGGAGAGTGAGAGATGA
- a CDS encoding ferritin family protein, whose product MTTDTTDVARIALGFVPDITDAEPGRPATLATSADLYLRWERQQWQVGQVRPARDLPVWSALRPFFKAELLAALAELEVGEVTVTHTLGSLVERPPTDDDQIYLCTQLADEARHVRFFQTYLDDVCGADAGRSRVELDVAPDYEKVFAPMLTAATGRVREADSDVADWYRALVQYHLVTEGMLAATALRTTRYLARRLQLTALDEGLTNVTRDESRHVAFGLRAAQDGVAAGYGEVIRDAHLHALDAAAQVLVRPSRRSTLPRIRMAAQSRRRQWQEQLDIAEDRLLKQLRMIGLADARPAAQAAWRAAVDSALDLYEQRWGGPHPLRHAS is encoded by the coding sequence ATGACCACCGACACGACCGACGTCGCGCGCATCGCCCTGGGCTTCGTTCCCGACATCACCGACGCCGAGCCGGGGCGCCCGGCCACGCTGGCCACCTCGGCCGACCTCTACCTGCGGTGGGAGCGGCAGCAGTGGCAGGTCGGTCAGGTGCGCCCCGCGCGCGACCTGCCGGTGTGGTCGGCGCTGCGGCCGTTCTTCAAGGCCGAGCTGCTCGCCGCCCTCGCCGAACTGGAGGTCGGCGAGGTCACCGTCACCCACACGCTCGGCAGCCTGGTCGAGCGGCCGCCCACCGACGACGACCAGATCTACCTGTGCACCCAGCTCGCCGACGAGGCCCGGCACGTCAGGTTCTTCCAGACCTACCTCGACGACGTGTGCGGTGCCGACGCCGGGCGCAGCCGGGTCGAGCTCGACGTCGCCCCGGACTACGAGAAGGTCTTCGCGCCGATGCTCACCGCGGCCACCGGCCGGGTGCGCGAGGCCGACAGCGATGTCGCGGACTGGTACCGCGCGCTCGTCCAGTACCACCTCGTCACCGAGGGCATGCTCGCCGCCACGGCGCTGCGCACCACGCGCTACCTCGCCCGCCGGCTGCAGCTGACCGCGCTCGACGAGGGGTTGACCAACGTGACGCGCGACGAGTCGCGCCACGTGGCGTTCGGGCTGCGGGCGGCGCAGGACGGCGTCGCCGCGGGGTACGGCGAGGTCATCCGCGACGCGCACCTGCACGCGCTCGACGCCGCCGCCCAGGTACTCGTCCGGCCGTCCCGGCGCAGCACGCTGCCCAGGATCAGGATGGCGGCGCAGAGCCGCCGGCGGCAGTGGCAGGAGCAGCTCGACATCGCCGAGGACCGCCTGCTCAAGCAGCTGCGGATGATCGGACTGGCCGACGCCCGACCGGCGGCCCAGGCGGCGTGGCGCGCGGCCGTGGACTCGGCGCTGGACCTCTACGAGCAGCGGTGGGGTGGGCCGCACCCGCTCCGGCACGCGTCGTGA